The following DNA comes from Arcobacter cloacae.
TCTTTGTTTTTAATAATAGGTGTTCCTTTGATTGTTCTTGCTTCAAATTTAATCACAAAACCAATTGAAAAAATAGTTCAAGAAAATAATAAAATAAAAAATAGACAATTTAAAGAGGTGAAAAAAGTTAATTCGATTATTGTTGAAGTTGATGAATTATCAGAATCTTTATTAGATTTATCAGAATCAGTGGAAAAATATCAAACTAATCAAAAAGATTTGATGGACTCTTTTATAAAATTAATAGCTGTTGCAATTGATGAAAAATCAGAATATACAGGGGCTCACTGTAAAAGAGTTCCTGAACTTGTATCTATGATTGTTGATGAAGTAAATAGCTCTAAAGATAAAGCTTTTGAAGATTTTGAAATAAAAAGTGAAGAAGAATTAAGAGAGATTACGGTTTCTGCTTGGTTGCATGATTGTGGAAAAGTTATAATTCCTGAGTATGTAGTGGATAAAGCTACAAAACTAGAGACGATTTACAATAGAATTCATGAAATAAGAACACGATTTGAAGTAATTTATAGAGATTTGATTATCAAATCCCTAGAAGAGAAATTTCAAGGAAAAAATATTGATGAAGTAGAAGAAAATCTAAAAAATGAACATCAAAAATTAAAAGAGGATTTTGAATTTATAGCAAAAGTCAATATTGGTGGAGAGTTTTTAAAAGATGAAGATAAACAAAGGGTTGAAACTATTGCAAAACGTACTTGGTATAGATATTTTGACAATACTTTGGGATTATCTAATGACGAAAAACAAAGATTAAAAGATAAACAAAAAAATGAAACTTTACCAGTAAAAGAGGATTTATTGGTTAATAAACCTGAACATATTATAAAAAGAGATGAAAATTATAAAAATAAAAATGATAAATATAATTTTAAAATTGAAGTTCCTGAAAATCTATATGATTTAGGAGAGATTTATAATCTTACTATTTCAGCTGGTACTTTAACCAAAGAAGAAAGATATAAAATTCAAGAGCATATAGTTATGACTATTAAAATGCTAGAAGAGTTACCCTTTCCTGAAGAACTTAAAAATGTTCCTTTATATGCAGGTGCTCATCATGAAACTTTGGTTGGTACAGGATATCCTAGAAAACTAAAAAAAGAGAATTTACCTTTGGTTTCTAGGATTATTGCTTTTGCTGATGTATTTGAAGCTTTAACTGCTTCTGATAGACCATATAAAAGTAGTAAAACAATATCAGAATCAGTGAGAATTCTTCATAATATGGTAAAAAAAGAGCATTTAGATAAGGATATCTTTGAGATATTTTTGAAAAAAGGTATCTATAAAGAGTATGCTAAAAAATATTTAAATAAAGAGCAAATAGATGAAATAAATTTAGATGAGTTTATCTAAATTTATTTTTTTTCATGCCCTGTGTGTGGAAGGTTTGGTCTTTCTACAAAAATTTCAAAGTTTTCGCCACCTAAATTATAGGCTTTGCCAAAACCAAAAACAGCTTCTCCATAAAATGGTGTAAATTCAAAAAGATAAAAATCTTTCATTTTATAAAGCATATCTATCATCTCTTTTCCAAATTTTTCTCTAAATTGTTCAAGTATCTCTTCTTCTTGTTTTGTATTTTGTTCTAATCTTTTTGCTTCACACTGAATAGAGACTCTTTTTTTTCCAAAGATATTTTTACAATCCTTTTCATCTTCACAAAAGAAAATAGAAGCTTTTGGGTTTAAACTCAAATTTGAAGAGTGTTTTGCCATCAAAGATAAATAAACATAATATTTGTGTTTGTATTTTACAAATGGAGCATAAGATGAAAAAGGAAAACCTTTTTCATCCAGTGAAGCTATCGTAAGACTTTTTAAAGGCTCTAAAAATTCATCTAAATTTTCTGTTATCATAATTGTTCTTTCCATAATAATTCTAATTTTATATTGTAAATATCACTTCTTTTTGGTTTGATAAAAATCTCTTCAATTGGATAGTTTGAACTTAAATTTGAAGAGTTGATTTTTTCAATCTCATTTTCAAGTAAAATTTTAAGGCTCTCTTTTTCTTCTTGTAGTTGATTTATTTCATTTTGCACTTGCTTAACATCATTTTTTTCTTTTAAGATTTTTGTAGCACTCTTTGCACCAGTTGCCACTTTTCCAATAGTTGTTGCTGTTGATGACCTACCAAAGAAAGCCCCTAAAATAGAAGTTCCTATAGAGATTATAGTATCTGTTGTAGTAGATGTTGCTTGTTGTTGTTCTCTTTGAAGTCTTTCATATAAACTATTTAGTTTTTTTTCAAAGGAGTCATTCTCTTTTTTGAATCTTTCTTGAAGTTTTTCAACCTCTAAATCAATTTTTTCATTTAGTCTATCTTGAAGTCTAATTTTAAAATCACTTAAACTCTCATCTTGTTTTGAAGTGATTTTTAAAGCATCATTTTTGTATAAAGTAAGTTTTGAATTTCTATAAATATAATCAGCAAAACTTTTTTCTATTGATTTTAATTCCCTTTCATTTTGGATAAAACTTGGAATTTCATAATAAAAAGAGTTTGGTTTCTCTTTTGTGTCATAAGAGTTTGATTCAACATCTTCTTTATCTTCAAAATTTATCTCTTTCATTGTTTCATCTAAATAGATTTTAAAACTTTCATTAGTTTTTAAATCTATAGCTTTACTTACATTTACATAGTGAATATCGCAAGAACAAATCAAATAAGGTTGTAAATAATAAGCACTATTTTGAGATGAATAGTGATATTTTTGGGATAAACTATTTGGAATAATAGGTTTTGGAATACTTTTTTCTATGTTTATTAAAGTATGGCTTTCTTCATTTTTTTGTTCTTTTTTTGATAAAGAGTTTAATTTTTCAGCCATTAATTTTTTTATTCCCTCTTTAGGAATAGGACCTTTTAAGTATGATAAAGCCCATCTTGTTTGAAATAGTTTTATTCCATCTTCATTTATGTTTTTAAGAATAAAATTTCTTTTTTCTAAATTTGATAGAAGATTCATAATCTCATTTTTATCTAAATTTCCTTCATTTGCTGAACTTAATCCATCAATTACTTTTTCTTTATCTTGTTTTGTTTGAAGTCGTCCTATAAACCAAGTTCCAATATTTGCTAAACCTTTATAATCTATATCAACTGGATTTTGAGTAGATAAAATAATTCCAATTCCAAAACTTCTTGCTTGTTTTAAAAGTGTAAGCATCGGTAATTTTGATGGAGGATTTGAATTTGGTGGAAAATATCCAAAAATCTCATCCATATAAAGTAGGGCTTTAAGTGAAGTAGTTCCCTCTTGTCTTCTCATCCAAGAAACCATTTGGTTTAATAAAAGTGAAACAAAAAACATTCTTTGAGAATCGTTTAGATGAGCAATTGAAAAAATAGAGACTTTTGCTTTTCCTGATTCATCATAAAGTAGATTTGAAATATCTAATGTTTCTCCTTCTATCCAAGTTTTAAAAGCTGGATTTGCAATAATTGTATTTAGTTTAAGGGCTAGTTTTAGTCTATCTGCTTGACCAAAAAATGTCTCTAAATCAAAGATTCCTATTTTTGAAAAAGGAGGAGTTACAATCAAAGTAATCAACTCTTCAAGGCTTAAATCTTTTCCTTCTAAAAAATAGTTCATAAAAATTGAAGAGATTAAAATAGACTCTTTTGAAGAGGAGTCATTTTTTTCATCAATCAAAGATAAAATAGATGAAACTGTTGAGTTTATCAAAGAAACTAATAAATCATTATCTTCTAAAACTTCTTTTGAAGGCGCTTTAAAAGATGACAAAATAGAGATTTGAACTCCTGCGTTACTTCCTGGCGTATAAATAGTAAAATCAGCAGAGTTTTTTAGTTTTTCAACTCTACTTGCACTTTGAAAATCTTTTTCAAGTCCATTTTTCCATAAATCAGCAGTTTTTTGTGCAAACTCTTTTACGTTTGAACCATTATTAATAGCATCTTGTTCTTCAATCCAAGGTTCAAAATCACTTCCATTTAGATTTGGAAAAGTAAGAAGTAGATTTGTCATATCACCTTTTGGGTCAATAATAATTGATGGAATATTATCAATAGCAGCTTCTTCTAAAAGTGAAATACCAAGTCCTGTTTTACCACTTCCTGTCATACCAATAATAGCAGCATGGGTTAATAAATCTTTATTTTTATAAACTAAAGGAACATAGTTTTCATTTACTTTTTCTTTTCCAATATAAAAAAGCTTTAATTTTTCATAATCAAAAGTCTCATTCATTTTTTAAATCCTCTATTTTAGATTTTTCTTTTCTTTTTGCTTTCATTTTATTTAAAGCAAGTTTTCTCATATCAGCTGTTGTGTCTAGTTCATCCATTATTTCAAGACCTAAAAGTGTTTCTAAACAATCTTCTAAAGTTACAATTCCTTCTGTTTGATTATAAGAGTCATGAACTATAAACATATGTTCTTTTTTTTGAATAAAAAGATTTAAAGCTTTTGCTACATGAATATTTTCATGTAGTGAAAATACAGGTTTCATAATATCTTCAAGGGTTTTATTATTTTCTGTTAACTCTTGTTTGAAGATTTTTTTACCTAAAACTATTCCTATAATATTATCGATATTTCCTTCATAAACAGGAATCCTTGAAAATTTATATGTTCTTTTATCTTCTATCATATCTTTAAGTGAAGTATTTTTTTCAACAGCATATACAACAGACCTTGGTGTTAAAATATCTTTTAGTTTAACACTATTTAATTTAAGTGTATTTTCAATAATTTGTGATTCAAAATCACCAATTACTCCCTCTTCTTCACTTAATAGAGTTGATTGGATTAACTCTTCTCTTGAAATAGTATCACAACTCTCTTTACCAATTTTTTTAGTTACAAATTGTGTGATTAAAATGATAGGATAAGTTATAAATATAAATATATTTATGATTCTTGCAGCTATTGGTGCTAGTTGTTTCCAATAAACAGCTCCTATTGTTTTTGGGATTATTTCAGCAAAAAACAAAATCATAAAAGTAAGAATTATTGATACTATCATAACTAAAGTGCTATTTGATTCAAAAACAGTTTGAGCTTGTACCCCAATTGCTGTTGCTCCTAATGTATTTGCTATTGTATTTAATATAAGAATAGATGCAATAGATTTATCAATATCTGTTTTTAATTTTTTTAGTAAAGTTCCTAAATAGGGTTGATTTTTTTCTAAAACAGAGATATATGATACATTGGTAGATAACAAAACAGATTCTAAAATAGAACACAAAAATGAAGTTCCAATTACAAGAACAAATAGTAAGATTAAAATTTCCATTTTATCTCACTTTTTACAAGAATTTGACTATGGGAATGAACTTCCAAAAGTACTCCTTTTTTATATTATATAAATTAAACAAATAATATCTAAATATACTTAATAATAAAATTTCTTAAAAAACAAAATTTTTATAGTATAATGGTAGATATAAAAACTTTCATAAAAGGAGTTTATTATGGAATATGGACTAATACCAAAAATTGACCAGTTTAGTGATAATAAAGCCTTAGAATTGCAAAGAGTTCAAGCCTCTTCAAGTTCATCAGAAGTAAAAACAAAAGAGACTTTGGAACAAGTTCAACAACAGGCTATATCAAAAGCAAAAGAAGCATCAGAACTTAAAGATGTAAAAAATGAAAAAACAACTTCAAATAAATACGAAGTTGTTTTATCAAATATGAATTTTGGTTACAACGATTCTTCTAAAGATTTTTATGTAAAAGTAGAAAGAGGAAATGTTGAGAATCAATATCCAACCGAAGAGATGATGAAAATGAAAGCTTACATGTTAAGTTTAAATGAACAAATTTCAGCATCTTAAATAGATGATATAAGTATAAAACTTATATCATCTTATTTAGTTTTATTAAAAACTCTTTTGCTTCGTAATATTTTTCTTTTTCTTCAAAATCAACTTCTTCTAAAAGAGGAATGTATTTTTCAAAAGCAAGCCAAACTTTTTTGTGTCCTTCTTCTTTTTTTTTAATATGAAAAAGAGCAAGTGCAGTTGCACCGTTTATTAAACCCTTTAAAACAAGGGCTTTGTTTATTTCACCCTGTTTTTTATAATAGTTCCAATCATCTTCAAGTAGTTCATGAGCTTCTACAAAATAACCATTTTTTATTGCAAAAATAAATCTATCAATAGCTGTTTTTTGATTGAAAATATTATAATCTATTTTCATTTTCCATTTATCTCTTTATCTAGGTAATATCCAGTATATGAACCAGAATTTTTATGATTTTGTGCTAAAAACTCAGGTGTTCCTTCATCAACTATTTTTCCACCTTTACTTCCACCTTCAGGTCCAATATCAATAACCCAATCAGAGTTTTTAATAACATCAAGATTATGCTCAATTACAAGTACAGAGTTACCAAGTTCTACTAAGTGATGTAATACTTTTGTTAATCTATCAACATCAGCAAAGTGTAAACCAGTTGTTGGCTCATCTAAAACATATAGAGTATTTCCAGTATCTTTTTTACTTAACTCTTTACTTAGTTTTATTCTTTGAGCTTCTCCACCACTTAAAGTAACTGCATTTTGTCCTAAAGTTATATATCCAAGTCCTACATCACTTAGAGTTTGAAGTTTAGCATTTAGTTTTGGAACTTTTGAAAAAAATTCTAAAGCTTCATCTACACTCATATTTAAAACATCAGAGATATTTTTACCTTTGTACATTATCTCTAAAGTTTGAGAATTATATCTATGCCCTTGACAAGCATCACATTTCACCATAATATCAGGTAAGAAGTGCATTTCAATTTTGATTTCACCTTCTCCTTGACACTTCTCACAACGTCCTCCTTTTACGTTAAAAGAGAAACGTCCAATTTTATAACCTCTAAGCATTGCTTCTTTTGTTTTTGCAAACAAATCTCTAATATCATCCATAAGTCCAGTATAAGTTGCAGGATTACTTCGGGGAGTCCTTCCTATTGGACTTTGGTCAAGATAGATTACTTTATCAAGTTTTTCTAATCCTTCAATCTCTACACCATCTACTTTTTTTACTTTTCTTGCATGATTTAAAAGCTCTTTTGCAACTGGAAGTAGGGTTTGTAAAATAAGTGAAGATTTACCACTTCCACTAACTCCCGTTATTGAAACAAGATTTTTTAGTGGAATTTGTACATCTAAATCTTTTATGTTATTTATATTTACATTTTTTATCTCTATAAACTCTTCTTGAGGTCTGTTGTGAACATAATCAATCTTTTTTGCACCAGTTACATATTTTGCTGTTAGAGTTTTTGCTTTATTCATCTCTTTTAAAGTTCCAGCAAATACAATTTCTCCACCAAATTTACCTGCATTTGGTCCAATATCAACTATATAATCAGCTGCTTGAATCGTCTCTTTATCATGCTCAACTACAATAACAGTATTTCCTTTTTCTTGTAGAGCTCGTAAAGTTTTGATAAGTTTATTTGTATCTCTTTCATGAAGTCCAATAGATGGCTCATCTAAAACATACATAACTCCTGTTAGTCCTGAACCAATTTGTGAAGCTACTCTAATTCTTTGAGCTTCTCCTCCACTTATAGTTCTAGCATCTCTTCCTAAAGTTATATATCCAAGTCCAACATCATGTAAAAAGAATATTCTCTCTTTAATCTCTTTTAGTATAGGTGCAGCAATCATCTTATTTTGCTCACTTAAATACTCAAAATTTTTATCATCTTGGAAAAATGCATGGGCATCTTCTATTGGAATATTTAAAATATCAGGAATATTTCTATTTGCTACAAAAACACTTTGAGAAGAGGGTTTTAATCTATTTCCATTACAAGCGTCACACTTCTTTTCAGTCATGTATTCACTCATCTCTTTTTCTTCTTTTATCATGTCATAGGCAAGTTTTACTATTCCTTCCCATTTTCTAACTAATTTATGTTTTTTCCAAAAAAATGTAACTTCATCTACTGTTCCATGTAAAATGGCTTTTTTTTCGTGTTCTTCTAAAGAATTAAAAGGAATTTTTATGTTTATATTATTTTGTTCACAAAATGCTAAAAGCATTTTGAAATAAAAGCCTTTATTAAATCCATAAATAATTTTAATAGCTCCATCTTCAATAGATAAATCTTCATTTATAACTTTTTTCATATCTAAAGCATATCTAATTCCCAAACCATCACAAGAAGGACAAGCACCTTTTGGTGAGTTAAAAGAAAAAGAGATAGGTTCAAGTGGTTCAAAAGAGATTTTACAATCAAAACAAGCCATATGTTCTGAGTAATGAATATGCTTTTCTACTCCAACTTCTTCATGATTTATAATCTCTATTTCTAACTCTCCAAAACTCTCTTTTAGACCTTTTTCCACATCTTGAGCAATTCTTTCTTTATTCTCTTCTTTTACTGTAACTCTGTCTATTACTACTTTAATAGTATGCATTTTGTTTTTTTCAAGTTCGATATCTTCATCAAGTCTTGCCATAACTCCATCTATCATGGCTCTTACATAACCTTTATTTCTAAGACTTTCTAATAAATCAGCAAAACTTCCTTTTTTTCTGTTTATTAATGGTGCTAAAATTACTATTTTTGATTCATTGGGTAAAGATAAAACTTGATTGATAACATCACTTGCACTCATTTGAGAAATAGGTTGTCCACATTGGTGACAATGTTGTTTTCCAACTCTTGCATATAAAAGTCTAAAATAATCATAAACTTCAGTGATAGTTCCAACAGTTGAACGAGGATTTTTTGAAGTGGTTTTTTGATCTATTGCAATAGCAGGAGTTAATCCTTCTATTCTTTCAACATTTGGTTTTCCAATCTTATCTAAAAACTGTCTAGCATAAGAAGATAAAGACTCTATATATCTTCTTTGCCCTTCAGCGTAAAGTGTGTCAAATGCTAATGTAGATTTTCCAGAACCACTTAATCCTGTAAATACAATTAGCTTATTTTTTGGTATTTCTAAATTAATATTTTTTAAGTTATTTTCACAAGCGTTAAATATTTTTATAGTATCTGTCATAGTTTTGCCTTTAAAATTTTAAAGCTTGCATTATAGGATAGATATATATAATAGTCTATTAAAGAGGGAATATAAATTTGTCTAAAAAACCCTTTTTTTAAGAGTTTTTTTCTTTATATTCTTCTGTTCTTATTCGTCTTTCAATCTCTCTTTTTACTAAGTTAATTGCATAGTTTTTATTTCCACCATGAATGGTTGAAACTATTTGAGAATTACAAGTTTCACATATAAAATCAGTTTTTGTAAGTTCGTTTGCTTTTGTGTGGCAAGAACGGTCATCATAAACAAGTAAACTATCACAAGTAGGACAATAACATTGTATATTTGTAATACTATTTTTTTCCCAATTCCATTTCCATTTAGCTTTGTAAATAGAATCTTCTTTATAGGCTAAATAGTCTAGTTTAGAAGTTTTTTTTAGGTTTATAAAAATTTTTATAAAAAGAATTAGTAATAAAATAAAAATTATTATTAAAGACCAAACAGGAAGGCTGTAATAAGATAATAAAAAATCATATATAGGATTTAACGCAAGTTTTATTTGTAAAATGGAGTTTTCTATTTGTAAACCTTTTTAAATAAATTTTTGGAATTATATATTATTGATACTAAAAATAAAAATATCAATTTTTAAACTAGACAAATATTGACTATAAAAACAAATTAAGCTAAACTTTTACCAAACAATCGTTTGGATAAAATATGGCAATCAAAAAAACATCAAAAGAAGAGATTTTAAAAGAGTCTATCAAACTTTTTAAAATACAAGGATATTCAAATACTTCAATGGCAAATATAGCAGATGCTTGTGGTTTGATAAAAGGAAGTATTTATCATCATTTTAAAAGTAAAGATGAAATAGGAATGGAATCTTTAAGATATATTCATAGCTACTTTGATAAAGAAGTTTTTTCTATTGCATATAGGACTAATTTATCGGATAAAGAAAAAATCAAACTTATAGTAAAAAAAACAGATGAATATTTTTTACAAAGTAAAGGTGGTTGTTTACTTGGAAATTTAGCTTTAGAAGTAGGCACTTTAAATTTAGAGTTTAAAGAAGAAATAAAGATATATTTTACCGCATGGGAAAATGCTTTTGCAAATATATTTCAAAACAAATATCCCAAAGCAAAAGCTAGAGAGTTATCCAAAGAGTATGTTGCTTTGATTCAAGGTTCAATTATGATGATGAATCTATACGATTCATCTGAAGAATATTTAAAAGTTGGTGAAAAAATCATCAGTTTAATCTGATGTTTTTTTTTATTTATTTTAATCAAACAATCGTTTGGTTGAAAAAAAGGAGAAGTTATGAATTATCTAAAAAAATTTAAAGGGCAGGGTGAAAAACTACCTGCAAAATCAAACATAAACGAAATCATTTTTGCTTGGTTTGGTGGATTTATTTCAATTGCTATTATTGGATATTTGACAAAGTCTTATGATAATCTTTTAGTAATGGGTTCATTTGGTGCCTCTTGTGTGTTATTATATGGTTTTCCAAAAAGTCCATTTTCACAACCAAGAAATGTAGTTTTAGGGCATATTTTTTCTACATTTATTGGATTGATTTATTTTCATTTTATTGGAAATGAATGGTGGAGTATGGCATTGGCTTTAGCAACTGCAATTGCTGTATTGCAACAAGAACAGTTCATCCACCAGCAGGTTCAAATCCTTTAATTGTTTTTTTATTGAGTGCAAATTGGGATTATCTTATTTTTCCTACTTTAATAGGTTCTATAATTTTAGTAATAGTTGCATTGTTTTATAATAATCTACATAAAGATAGATTTTATCCTGACTATTGGTTTTAAGGAGAAAAAATGGGAATTTTTACACAAGAACATTTAACAGTAAGAGAAAAATATGGTACGACAAATCAGGCTGAAATGGTTTTTAGTTATATGGATACGACTTCTTTAAGTGATAGAATGATTGGTTTTATAGAAAGTATAAACTACTTTTTTCTTGCAACTTCAAGTAAAGAAGGAAGAACAAATGTAAACTTTAAAGGTACAAAATCAAAAAGACTTATAA
Coding sequences within:
- a CDS encoding HD domain-containing phosphohydrolase, whose translation is MFKIRNKLIRLKPTILSLFFIVSLVIFTLLIYVQYNSNKKFALELSEASFERLSYELTSKIKDQDEESYDFLTILSSYDFINENPVSDKKHSSLKVITNYLQNKNYIYSVYFAKNDSSFYELVNLEHNTSVKTSLKAPENSRWLVIKIYEVEGKRVKFEEFLDSNLNLLQSFEKETNFKASTRPWFIKAINSNTITKTEPYLFSSIDKYGISYVKKIKNKDLVIGLDITSKKLEEIINSNLNEESKIFFYKTSGELLVSNHSFKDESINKQLFNFSKEDRIVDFDSKEYLHGKFFFKNGEILQILFPLDKLLQPSINQVYLFIFISFSLFLIIGVPLIVLASNLITKPIEKIVQENNKIKNRQFKEVKKVNSIIVEVDELSESLLDLSESVEKYQTNQKDLMDSFIKLIAVAIDEKSEYTGAHCKRVPELVSMIVDEVNSSKDKAFEDFEIKSEEELREITVSAWLHDCGKVIIPEYVVDKATKLETIYNRIHEIRTRFEVIYRDLIIKSLEEKFQGKNIDEVEENLKNEHQKLKEDFEFIAKVNIGGEFLKDEDKQRVETIAKRTWYRYFDNTLGLSNDEKQRLKDKQKNETLPVKEDLLVNKPEHIIKRDENYKNKNDKYNFKIEVPENLYDLGEIYNLTISAGTLTKEERYKIQEHIVMTIKMLEELPFPEELKNVPLYAGAHHETLVGTGYPRKLKKENLPLVSRIIAFADVFEALTASDRPYKSSKTISESVRILHNMVKKEHLDKDIFEIFLKKGIYKEYAKKYLNKEQIDEINLDEFI
- a CDS encoding HugZ family protein, which encodes MITENLDEFLEPLKSLTIASLDEKGFPFSSYAPFVKYKHKYYVYLSLMAKHSSNLSLNPKASIFFCEDEKDCKNIFGKKRVSIQCEAKRLEQNTKQEEEILEQFREKFGKEMIDMLYKMKDFYLFEFTPFYGEAVFGFGKAYNLGGENFEIFVERPNLPHTGHEKK
- a CDS encoding ATP-binding protein, whose product is MNETFDYEKLKLFYIGKEKVNENYVPLVYKNKDLLTHAAIIGMTGSGKTGLGISLLEEAAIDNIPSIIIDPKGDMTNLLLTFPNLNGSDFEPWIEEQDAINNGSNVKEFAQKTADLWKNGLEKDFQSASRVEKLKNSADFTIYTPGSNAGVQISILSSFKAPSKEVLEDNDLLVSLINSTVSSILSLIDEKNDSSSKESILISSIFMNYFLEGKDLSLEELITLIVTPPFSKIGIFDLETFFGQADRLKLALKLNTIIANPAFKTWIEGETLDISNLLYDESGKAKVSIFSIAHLNDSQRMFFVSLLLNQMVSWMRRQEGTTSLKALLYMDEIFGYFPPNSNPPSKLPMLTLLKQARSFGIGIILSTQNPVDIDYKGLANIGTWFIGRLQTKQDKEKVIDGLSSANEGNLDKNEIMNLLSNLEKRNFILKNINEDGIKLFQTRWALSYLKGPIPKEGIKKLMAEKLNSLSKKEQKNEESHTLINIEKSIPKPIIPNSLSQKYHYSSQNSAYYLQPYLICSCDIHYVNVSKAIDLKTNESFKIYLDETMKEINFEDKEDVESNSYDTKEKPNSFYYEIPSFIQNERELKSIEKSFADYIYRNSKLTLYKNDALKITSKQDESLSDFKIRLQDRLNEKIDLEVEKLQERFKKENDSFEKKLNSLYERLQREQQQATSTTTDTIISIGTSILGAFFGRSSTATTIGKVATGAKSATKILKEKNDVKQVQNEINQLQEEKESLKILLENEIEKINSSNLSSNYPIEEIFIKPKRSDIYNIKLELLWKEQL
- a CDS encoding hemolysin family protein encodes the protein MEILILLFVLVIGTSFLCSILESVLLSTNVSYISVLEKNQPYLGTLLKKLKTDIDKSIASILILNTIANTLGATAIGVQAQTVFESNSTLVMIVSIILTFMILFFAEIIPKTIGAVYWKQLAPIAARIINIFIFITYPIILITQFVTKKIGKESCDTISREELIQSTLLSEEEGVIGDFESQIIENTLKLNSVKLKDILTPRSVVYAVEKNTSLKDMIEDKRTYKFSRIPVYEGNIDNIIGIVLGKKIFKQELTENNKTLEDIMKPVFSLHENIHVAKALNLFIQKKEHMFIVHDSYNQTEGIVTLEDCLETLLGLEIMDELDTTADMRKLALNKMKAKRKEKSKIEDLKNE
- a CDS encoding DUF309 domain-containing protein, yielding MKIDYNIFNQKTAIDRFIFAIKNGYFVEAHELLEDDWNYYKKQGEINKALVLKGLINGATALALFHIKKKEEGHKKVWLAFEKYIPLLEEVDFEEKEKYYEAKEFLIKLNKMI
- the uvrA gene encoding excinuclease ABC subunit UvrA, with translation MTDTIKIFNACENNLKNINLEIPKNKLIVFTGLSGSGKSTLAFDTLYAEGQRRYIESLSSYARQFLDKIGKPNVERIEGLTPAIAIDQKTTSKNPRSTVGTITEVYDYFRLLYARVGKQHCHQCGQPISQMSASDVINQVLSLPNESKIVILAPLINRKKGSFADLLESLRNKGYVRAMIDGVMARLDEDIELEKNKMHTIKVVIDRVTVKEENKERIAQDVEKGLKESFGELEIEIINHEEVGVEKHIHYSEHMACFDCKISFEPLEPISFSFNSPKGACPSCDGLGIRYALDMKKVINEDLSIEDGAIKIIYGFNKGFYFKMLLAFCEQNNINIKIPFNSLEEHEKKAILHGTVDEVTFFWKKHKLVRKWEGIVKLAYDMIKEEKEMSEYMTEKKCDACNGNRLKPSSQSVFVANRNIPDILNIPIEDAHAFFQDDKNFEYLSEQNKMIAAPILKEIKERIFFLHDVGLGYITLGRDARTISGGEAQRIRVASQIGSGLTGVMYVLDEPSIGLHERDTNKLIKTLRALQEKGNTVIVVEHDKETIQAADYIVDIGPNAGKFGGEIVFAGTLKEMNKAKTLTAKYVTGAKKIDYVHNRPQEEFIEIKNVNINNIKDLDVQIPLKNLVSITGVSGSGKSSLILQTLLPVAKELLNHARKVKKVDGVEIEGLEKLDKVIYLDQSPIGRTPRSNPATYTGLMDDIRDLFAKTKEAMLRGYKIGRFSFNVKGGRCEKCQGEGEIKIEMHFLPDIMVKCDACQGHRYNSQTLEIMYKGKNISDVLNMSVDEALEFFSKVPKLNAKLQTLSDVGLGYITLGQNAVTLSGGEAQRIKLSKELSKKDTGNTLYVLDEPTTGLHFADVDRLTKVLHHLVELGNSVLVIEHNLDVIKNSDWVIDIGPEGGSKGGKIVDEGTPEFLAQNHKNSGSYTGYYLDKEINGK
- a CDS encoding TetR/AcrR family transcriptional regulator, which produces MAIKKTSKEEILKESIKLFKIQGYSNTSMANIADACGLIKGSIYHHFKSKDEIGMESLRYIHSYFDKEVFSIAYRTNLSDKEKIKLIVKKTDEYFLQSKGGCLLGNLALEVGTLNLEFKEEIKIYFTAWENAFANIFQNKYPKAKARELSKEYVALIQGSIMMMNLYDSSEEYLKVGEKIISLI